In one window of Miscanthus floridulus cultivar M001 chromosome 12, ASM1932011v1, whole genome shotgun sequence DNA:
- the LOC136496950 gene encoding scarecrow-like protein 6 has protein sequence MRAAPFSADGSGAGTIEALLWPDGKGGGGRDLLVEPTSVLDCRRSPSPPHSTSTLSSSLCGAAGDSSGVAADSENSAAAAEATKWAAPGEHGGGGGGGGGGRKEEWSGGELPPIPGTLDVGFIGEEGWDAMLSDAAAVAGQDQTFLNWIMTAPGDMEPPAPALLGNAAGFGFLTSDPLGFSLQHHPGGGGGASAGALASDLSSPGARSLTSGSGSSSKATSTFGLLPTEAVLQPPPPATTMPFHDGGDIKPPLLGVPSASLLLNQQQTLPAASFFMPLHTFPDHQHQPHLPPPPKRHHSMPDNLFLLQNQLHPPPPQGLPFPPLHTTGPFQLQPSLQPPRGAMKTTPAPQQHQQLLDELAAAAKAAEVGNSIGAREILARLNQQLPPIGKPFLRSASYLKEALLLALTDGHQGSTRLTSPLDVALKLGAYKSFSDLSPVLQFANFTATQALLDEIASTTSSCIRIIDFDLGVGGQWASFLQELAHRRGTGNSSLPMLKLTAFVSSASHHPLELHLTRENLSQFAVDLGIPFEFTAINLDAFDPAELIPPTADEVVAVCLPVGCSARTPPLPMLLQLVKQLAPKIAVAIDHGSDRGDLPFSQHFMNCFQSCMFLLDSLDAAGTNADAASKIERFLIQPRVEDAVLGRRKAEKAMAWRAVFTSAGFAPVPLSNLAEAQADCLLKRVQVRGFHVEKCGMGLALYWQRGELVSVSAWRC, from the coding sequence ATGAGGGCGGCGCCCTTCAGTGCCGACGGGAGCGGGGCGGGGACCATAGAGGCGCTTCTTTGGCCGGACGGGAAGGGCGGCGGCGGACGGGACCTGCTGGTGGAGCCGACGTCGGTGCTCGACTGCAGACGGAGCCCGAGCCCGCCGCACTCGACATCGACGCTGTCTTCGTCCCTGTGCGGCGCCGCGGGGGACTCATCCGGCGTGGCAGCGGATTCGGAgaacagcgccgccgccgccgaagccaCCAAATGGGCGGCCCCAGgcgagcacggcggcggcggcggcggcggtggaggcgggaGGAAGGAGGAGTGGTCCGGTGGTGAGCTGCCGCCCATACCGGGAACCCTGGACGTCGGGTTCATCGGGGAGGAGGGCTGGGACGCCATGCTCAGCGACGCCGCGGCGGTGGCCGGCCAGGACCAGACATTCCTCAACTGGATCATGACCGCGCCGGGCGACATggagccgccggcgccggcgctccTCGGCAATGCCGCCGGCTTTGGGTTCCTGACCTCGGACCCGCTCGGGTTCTCCCTGCAGCATCAcccaggcggtggcggcggcgcctcGGCCGGGGCGCTGGCCTCCGACCTGTCGTCCCCCGGCGCGAGGTCGCTcaccagcggcagcggcagcagcagcaaggccACTTCCACTTTCGGCCTCCTACCAACCGAGGCGGTGcttcagccgccgccgccggccacgacCATGCCTTTCCACGACGGTGGCGACATAAAGCCCCCGCTTCTTGGAGTCCCGTCGGCAAGTCTACTCCTCAATCAACAACAGACGCTGCCGGCGGCCTCCTTCTTCATGCCGCTCCACACCTTTCCCGACCATCAGCACCAGCCACATCTCCCGCCCCCGCCGAAGCGCCACCACTCTATGCCCGACAACCTGTTCCTCCTCCAAAACCAgctccacccgccgccgccgcagggtcTACCATTTCCACCACTGCATACCACAGGGCCCTTCCAGCTCCAGCCATCGCTGCAACCGCCGCGGGGAGCGATGAAAACAACCCCGGCGCCGCAGCAGCATCAACAGCTTCTGGACGAGCTTGCTGCCGCGGCAAAGGCGGCTGAGGTCGGCAACTCCATCGGCGCGCGAGAGATATTGGCGCGGCTCAATCAGCAGCTTCCCCCAATCGGGAAGCCTTTCCTCCGCTCCGCTTCCTACCTCAAGGAGGCCCTCCTCCTCGCGCTCACCGACGGCCACCAAGGCTCCACTCGCCTAACCTCCCCGCTCGACGTCGCCCTCAAGCTCGGTGCATACAAGTCCTTCTCCGACCTCTCGCCTGTGCTCCAGTTCGCCAATTTCACGGCCACTCAGGCGCTTCTCGACGAGATCGCCTCAACAACTTCATCTTGTATCCGCATCATTGATTTCGACCTTGGTGTTGGTGGCCAGTGGGCTTCCTTCTTGCAGGAGCTTGCACACCGCCGTGGAACTGGCAACAGCTCCCTGCCAATGTTGAAGCTCACAGCCTTCGTCTCAAGTGCTTCCCACCACCCACTTGAGCTGCATCTTACTCGGGAGAACCTCTCGCAATTTGCGGTGGACCTTGGCATTCCATTTGAGTTCACTGCCATCAATCTCGATGCATTTGATCCAGCGGAACTCATTCCTCCTACTGCCGATGAGGTTGTCGCTGTTTGCCTCCCTGTTGGTTGCTCTGCACGCACGCCACCACTTCCAATGTTGCTTCAGTTGGTGAAGCAGCTTGCTCCTAAGATTGCCGTGGCTATTGACCATGGGAGTGACCGGGGTGACCTCCCATTTTCACAGCACTTCATGAATTGCTTCCAGTCTTGTATGTTCCTTCTCGACTCACTTGATGCTGCTGGCACCAATGCGGATGCTGCCAGTAAGATTGAGAGGTTTCTGATCCAACCGAGAGTGGAGGATGCTGTACTTGGGCGGCGGAAAGCTGAAAAAGCAATGGCTTGGCGGGCAGTGTTTACATCGGCCGGGTTTGCTCCAGTGCCGCTCAGCAACCTTGCAGAAGCACAAGCTGACTGCCTCTTGAAGCGGGTGCAGGTCCGAGGATTCCATGTGGAGAAGTGTGGAATGGGTCTAGCACTCTACTGGCAGCGCGGCGAGCTTGTGTCTGTCTCGGCATGGCGGTGCTGA